A single window of Treponema denticola ATCC 35405 DNA harbors:
- a CDS encoding pentapeptide repeat-containing protein, whose product MFNFDKKTEYEDFLELLKKSDSLNSLNLSGLEFEGLDFSKKSFTGCTFSNSKFKNCNCSNLHLRMCFFDFCEIDSCNFQNSDIQFSSFGGARIIRTDFKNSELLQNNFNGIRAEDVSYNDSDLYSSRFMFSFLKNVYFQNCNLKKTLFLYSKEDGVSYKSSNTREAVFTEGDEFI is encoded by the coding sequence ATGTTTAATTTTGATAAAAAAACTGAATATGAAGATTTTCTCGAACTTTTAAAAAAATCGGATTCTTTGAACAGTTTAAATTTATCCGGTTTGGAATTTGAAGGTTTAGACTTTTCAAAAAAATCTTTTACCGGATGTACTTTTTCAAATAGCAAATTTAAAAACTGTAATTGCAGCAACCTACACCTTAGAATGTGTTTTTTTGATTTTTGCGAAATAGACTCTTGTAATTTTCAAAATTCCGATATTCAGTTTTCTTCATTCGGAGGGGCAAGAATTATCCGCACTGATTTTAAAAATTCCGAGCTTCTGCAAAATAATTTTAACGGAATAAGGGCGGAAGATGTTTCCTATAACGATTCTGATTTATATAGCTCACGTTTTATGTTTTCGTTTTTAAAAAACGTTTATTTTCAAAACTGCAACCTTAAAAAGACCTTGTTTCTATATTCGAAAGAAGATGGCGTTTCTTATAAGTCATCCAATACGCGTGAGGCTGTATTTACGGAAGGGGATGAATTTATATGA